A DNA window from Hevea brasiliensis isolate MT/VB/25A 57/8 chromosome 2, ASM3005281v1, whole genome shotgun sequence contains the following coding sequences:
- the LOC110632205 gene encoding protein TWIN LOV 1 isoform X2 translates to MESHLALIEQSFNSYYSIWAREVLDELPESFTITDACISDHPIVFASSAFLKMSGYSKDEVIGQNGRIFQGPKTNRTSVMEIREAIREERALQISLLNYRKDGTPFWMLFHMSPVFGKEDGRVIHFVAVQVPILRRNRLNGSSLSEEGSGFREIVFGSCRREVCLDSLVDLGRVLALDSDTRGLNIEEPCEASEAEKRKATFAINHILSVLTQYSESTGKLVCGKRCKLPGATVISSSLNISLGRIQQSFVLTDPQLSDMPIVYASDAFLKLTGYARGEVLGRNCRFLSGVETDSSVLEKIKKSIQAEQACTVRILNYRKNKSTFWNLLHISPVRNATGKDDQASALLGKSCFSNQDLMCRWSAELGHSKLGVSN, encoded by the exons ATGGAATCACACTTGGCTCTGATTGAACAATCGTTCAATAGTTATTACTCTATCTGGGCACGAGAAGTTCTCGATGAAttgcctgaaagttttaccatcaCTGATGCTTGCATCTCTGACCACCCGATTGTCTTCGCCAGCAGTGCGTTTTTGAAGATGTCCGGCTATTCTAAGGAcgaggttataggccaaaatggaAGGATTTTTCAGGGGCCTAAGACTAACCGAACATCCGTCATGGAAATCCGCGAGGCGATTCGGGAAGAGAGGGCGCTGCAGATCAGTTTGTTGAATTATCGCAAAGACGGCACGCCGTTTTGGATGCTGTTTCACATGAGCCCTGTTTTCGGGAAGGAGGACGGGAGGGTCATTCACTTTGTAGCGGTTCAGGTGCCGATTTTGAGGAGAAATAGGTTAAACGGGTCGAGTTTGAGTGAGGAAGGGTCCGGATTTAGAGAGATTGTGTTTGGTTCGTGTAGGAGAGAAGTTTGCTTGGATTCCTTGGTGGATTTGGGTCGGGTTTTGGCATTGGATTCGGATACTAGAG GATTAAATATTGAAGAGCCATGTGAAGCTAGTGAGGCAGAGAAGCGAAAAGCAACATTTGCGATTAACCATATTTTGTCCGTGCTAACTCAATATAGCGAGTCAACTGGTAAATTAGTGTGTGGAAAAAGATGCAAATTACCTGGAGCAACCGTTATCAGCTCATCTTTAAATATATCTCTTGGTAGAATCCAACAAAGCTTTGTATT GACGGATCCACAATTGTCAGATATGCCTATAGTTTATGCCAGTGATGCCTTCTTGAAATTGACAG GTTATGCTAGGGGTGAAGTGTTGGGGCGCAATTGTAGATTTTTAAGTGGAGTTGAAACAGATTCCTCTGTTCTTGAGAAG ATAAAGAAAAGTATTCAAGCTGAACAAGCATGTACAGTACGTATCTTAAATTACAG GAAGAATAAGAGTACATTTTGGAACCTTCTTCACATATCACCTGTTCGTAATGCTACTGGCAAG GATGATCAAGCCAGTGCGCTCTTGGGAAAGTCATGTTTTTCAAACCAAGACTTAATGTGTCGCTGGAGTGCTGAGCTTGGTCATAG
- the LOC110632205 gene encoding protein TWIN LOV 1 isoform X4, which translates to MESHLALIEQSFNSYYSIWAREVLDELPESFTITDACISDHPIVFASSAFLKMSGYSKDEVIGQNGRIFQGPKTNRTSVMEIREAIREERALQISLLNYRKDGTPFWMLFHMSPVFGKEDGRVIHFVAVQVPILRRNRLNGSSLSEEGSGFREIVFGSCRREVCLDSLVDLGRVLALDSDTRGLNIEEPCEASEAEKRKATFAINHILSVLTQYSESTGKLVCGKRCKLPGATVISSSLNISLGRIQQSFVLTDPQLSDMPIVYASDAFLKLTGYARGEVLGRNCRFLSGVETDSSVLEKIKKSIQAEQACTVRILNYRKNKSTFWNLLHISPVRNATGKLLGLEHESCSAISDNLNHKPF; encoded by the exons ATGGAATCACACTTGGCTCTGATTGAACAATCGTTCAATAGTTATTACTCTATCTGGGCACGAGAAGTTCTCGATGAAttgcctgaaagttttaccatcaCTGATGCTTGCATCTCTGACCACCCGATTGTCTTCGCCAGCAGTGCGTTTTTGAAGATGTCCGGCTATTCTAAGGAcgaggttataggccaaaatggaAGGATTTTTCAGGGGCCTAAGACTAACCGAACATCCGTCATGGAAATCCGCGAGGCGATTCGGGAAGAGAGGGCGCTGCAGATCAGTTTGTTGAATTATCGCAAAGACGGCACGCCGTTTTGGATGCTGTTTCACATGAGCCCTGTTTTCGGGAAGGAGGACGGGAGGGTCATTCACTTTGTAGCGGTTCAGGTGCCGATTTTGAGGAGAAATAGGTTAAACGGGTCGAGTTTGAGTGAGGAAGGGTCCGGATTTAGAGAGATTGTGTTTGGTTCGTGTAGGAGAGAAGTTTGCTTGGATTCCTTGGTGGATTTGGGTCGGGTTTTGGCATTGGATTCGGATACTAGAG GATTAAATATTGAAGAGCCATGTGAAGCTAGTGAGGCAGAGAAGCGAAAAGCAACATTTGCGATTAACCATATTTTGTCCGTGCTAACTCAATATAGCGAGTCAACTGGTAAATTAGTGTGTGGAAAAAGATGCAAATTACCTGGAGCAACCGTTATCAGCTCATCTTTAAATATATCTCTTGGTAGAATCCAACAAAGCTTTGTATT GACGGATCCACAATTGTCAGATATGCCTATAGTTTATGCCAGTGATGCCTTCTTGAAATTGACAG GTTATGCTAGGGGTGAAGTGTTGGGGCGCAATTGTAGATTTTTAAGTGGAGTTGAAACAGATTCCTCTGTTCTTGAGAAG ATAAAGAAAAGTATTCAAGCTGAACAAGCATGTACAGTACGTATCTTAAATTACAG GAAGAATAAGAGTACATTTTGGAACCTTCTTCACATATCACCTGTTCGTAATGCTACTGGCAAG TTACTTGGCTTGGAACATGAGTCCTGTTCAGCTATATCAGACAACCTCAACCATAAACCATTTTAG
- the LOC110632205 gene encoding protein TWIN LOV 1 isoform X3: MESHLALIEQSFNSYYSIWAREVLDELPESFTITDACISDHPIVFASSAFLKMSGYSKDEVIGQNGRIFQGPKTNRTSVMEIREAIREERALQISLLNYRKDGTPFWMLFHMSPVFGKEDGRVIHFVAVQVPILRRNRLNGSSLSEEGSGFREIVFGSCRREVCLDSLVDLGRVLALDSDTRGLNIEEPCEASEAEKRKATFAINHILSVLTQYSESTGKLVCGKRCKLPGATVISSSLNISLGRIQQSFVLTDPQLSDMPIVYASDAFLKLTGYARGEVLGRNCRFLSGVETDSSVLEKIKKSIQAEQACTVRILNYRKNKSTFWNLLHISPVRNATGKDDQASALLGKSCFSNQDLMCRWSAELGHR, from the exons ATGGAATCACACTTGGCTCTGATTGAACAATCGTTCAATAGTTATTACTCTATCTGGGCACGAGAAGTTCTCGATGAAttgcctgaaagttttaccatcaCTGATGCTTGCATCTCTGACCACCCGATTGTCTTCGCCAGCAGTGCGTTTTTGAAGATGTCCGGCTATTCTAAGGAcgaggttataggccaaaatggaAGGATTTTTCAGGGGCCTAAGACTAACCGAACATCCGTCATGGAAATCCGCGAGGCGATTCGGGAAGAGAGGGCGCTGCAGATCAGTTTGTTGAATTATCGCAAAGACGGCACGCCGTTTTGGATGCTGTTTCACATGAGCCCTGTTTTCGGGAAGGAGGACGGGAGGGTCATTCACTTTGTAGCGGTTCAGGTGCCGATTTTGAGGAGAAATAGGTTAAACGGGTCGAGTTTGAGTGAGGAAGGGTCCGGATTTAGAGAGATTGTGTTTGGTTCGTGTAGGAGAGAAGTTTGCTTGGATTCCTTGGTGGATTTGGGTCGGGTTTTGGCATTGGATTCGGATACTAGAG GATTAAATATTGAAGAGCCATGTGAAGCTAGTGAGGCAGAGAAGCGAAAAGCAACATTTGCGATTAACCATATTTTGTCCGTGCTAACTCAATATAGCGAGTCAACTGGTAAATTAGTGTGTGGAAAAAGATGCAAATTACCTGGAGCAACCGTTATCAGCTCATCTTTAAATATATCTCTTGGTAGAATCCAACAAAGCTTTGTATT GACGGATCCACAATTGTCAGATATGCCTATAGTTTATGCCAGTGATGCCTTCTTGAAATTGACAG GTTATGCTAGGGGTGAAGTGTTGGGGCGCAATTGTAGATTTTTAAGTGGAGTTGAAACAGATTCCTCTGTTCTTGAGAAG ATAAAGAAAAGTATTCAAGCTGAACAAGCATGTACAGTACGTATCTTAAATTACAG GAAGAATAAGAGTACATTTTGGAACCTTCTTCACATATCACCTGTTCGTAATGCTACTGGCAAG GATGATCAAGCCAGTGCGCTCTTGGGAAAGTCATGTTTTTCAAACCAAGACTTAATGTGTCGCTGGAGTGCTGAGCTTGGTCATAG